A window of the Clostridiaceae bacterium genome harbors these coding sequences:
- a CDS encoding response regulator transcription factor: protein MVNHVLVIEDDQDIQEVIREFLLAKDYLVTTASDGLEGLKQFNELVFNLVILDIMMPILSGYEVAKAIRAKSDVPIIMLTALGEEQDQIKGFDLGIDDYIKKPFSFDILIKRVEAVLRRCCSDKAVSKIIEFNELRMDCDAYRVYVNGEERILTTKEFKILQTLLINRGKVITRESLLDNIWGYDFYGDTRLIDTHIKNIRKKLNLKYIRTIKGVGYKIDD, encoded by the coding sequence ATGGTAAATCATGTTCTTGTTATTGAAGATGATCAAGATATTCAAGAAGTAATAAGAGAATTTTTATTAGCAAAGGATTATTTGGTGACTACTGCATCAGATGGTTTGGAAGGACTTAAGCAGTTTAATGAACTGGTGTTTAATCTTGTCATCTTAGATATAATGATGCCGATTTTAAGTGGTTATGAAGTGGCCAAAGCAATACGGGCGAAATCAGATGTACCTATTATTATGTTGACCGCACTTGGGGAAGAACAGGATCAGATTAAAGGTTTCGATCTAGGAATTGATGACTATATTAAAAAGCCATTCTCTTTTGATATTCTAATCAAAAGAGTAGAGGCTGTATTAAGAAGATGCTGTTCTGATAAAGCGGTATCAAAGATAATCGAATTTAACGAGCTTCGAATGGATTGTGATGCATACAGAGTTTATGTAAACGGTGAAGAAAGAATACTAACTACTAAAGAATTCAAGATTCTCCAAACACTTCTTATAAACCGGGGAAAGGTTATAACAAGGGAAAGTTTGCTGGATAATATTTGGGGTTACGATTTTTATGGAGATACAAGGCTCATAGATACACATATTAAAAATATACGAAAGAAACTCAATCTGAAATATATTAGAACTATAAAGGGGGTAGGCTATAAAATAGATGATTAG
- a CDS encoding carbon-nitrogen hydrolase family protein, with protein MKIAAYQFAVSGDIQQNYSTIKKAIYEASHQGVSLLVFPECCLTGYPPLSIPSTNSVDFKLVDSLLGELQTISDETEISFVVGTICREGNSIYNRAVVFRPGMPMASYDKRALWGWDEKNFVKGNNHGVFNINGITVGIRICFEVRFPEYFRELYRENTDLNVILFYDVSDNNNSERYNLLKAHLQTRAVENVCPILSVNAIAPFQTAPTMFIGKSGQVIAECNRNHENLLICDFVKTELDFGEKGRRTLSDELLRICMK; from the coding sequence ATGAAAATTGCTGCGTATCAATTTGCAGTTTCTGGTGATATTCAACAAAATTATAGTACTATCAAAAAAGCGATATATGAAGCCAGTCATCAGGGAGTTAGCCTGCTGGTGTTCCCGGAATGCTGTTTAACAGGATACCCTCCACTGAGTATTCCAAGCACAAACTCTGTTGATTTTAAGCTGGTAGATAGCCTGCTTGGTGAACTGCAAACCATTTCCGATGAAACTGAGATAAGTTTTGTTGTTGGTACGATATGTAGAGAAGGTAATTCCATTTATAACAGAGCCGTTGTTTTTCGTCCGGGTATGCCAATGGCATCGTATGATAAACGAGCCCTATGGGGCTGGGACGAAAAGAACTTCGTTAAAGGTAATAATCATGGTGTGTTCAATATCAACGGTATTACTGTCGGAATACGGATATGCTTTGAAGTGCGATTTCCTGAGTATTTCAGAGAATTATACCGGGAAAATACGGATTTAAATGTTATTCTGTTTTACGATGTTTCTGATAATAACAATTCCGAGAGATATAATTTACTAAAAGCACATTTGCAAACCAGAGCAGTAGAAAACGTTTGCCCAATACTTTCGGTAAACGCTATTGCACCATTTCAGACAGCTCCTACGATGTTCATCGGAAAATCCGGGCAGGTGATTGCTGAGTGTAACAGAAATCATGAAAATTTACTGATATGTGATTTTGTAAAAACTGAATTGGATTTTGGTGAAAAAGGACGCCGCACTCTGAGTGATGAATTATTGCGAATCTGCATGAAGTAA
- a CDS encoding HAMP domain-containing histidine kinase, translating to MIRRFPFVRGKSITYKIFLITLLLIIISATCICSAIYFFLPSFYERNRLGQLNDGVEKLLKDTEHLSFHEAKPFIDDLAHKTNSSIILYDSAGNVAYVSTIQSTRVNNISMEIKILSNHVFPYYETDEKNDKASGNPPTVRTGSLNTSINAYNRVIPINFADQNLTLNISATLQPVDEASRVLVLFVPYIGIIILLISATGAFFYSKIISRPLIRINTAAKKMADLEFVTIDHYSSSDEIGQLSNSLNEMSANLQRTMKDLHKVNEQLTVELIRRKEIEEKRRELFAMISHELKSPLTAVKGQLEGMIHGFGVYKDKNKYLRRSFEILEVMEGLIQEILQIAKLEQHEFLPEKEDIDLSDLICTVINKVEFFAEQKNIGIISEIKENVRIETDKNLIEKAVYNIIHNGVIYSNPGEKVIIKLKENGDTGLINLSVLNTGTQIPEEQMEKIFDPFFRLDKSGNKNKGGSGLGLYLVKKVFEALSINYSIRNLEQGVLFRCEFVK from the coding sequence ATGATTAGGAGATTTCCCTTTGTCCGTGGTAAAAGCATAACCTATAAAATTTTTCTTATTACATTGCTATTGATTATCATTTCTGCTACATGTATTTGTTCTGCAATATATTTCTTTCTTCCTTCATTCTATGAAAGAAATAGACTTGGGCAATTGAATGATGGTGTGGAGAAATTACTGAAGGACACGGAGCATTTATCTTTTCATGAAGCCAAGCCTTTCATAGACGACCTGGCGCATAAGACCAACTCATCTATAATATTGTATGATAGTGCAGGTAATGTTGCATACGTATCTACTATTCAGTCAACCAGGGTGAACAATATTTCAATGGAAATTAAGATATTAAGCAATCATGTTTTTCCGTATTATGAAACTGATGAAAAAAATGATAAAGCATCAGGAAATCCTCCAACTGTAAGAACGGGATCATTAAATACCTCTATCAATGCATACAACCGTGTGATACCCATTAACTTTGCAGATCAAAATCTAACCCTCAATATTAGTGCAACACTACAGCCGGTTGATGAAGCTTCCCGTGTACTGGTATTATTTGTACCTTACATTGGGATTATTATATTACTTATTTCTGCAACCGGAGCTTTTTTTTACTCCAAGATTATTTCCAGACCATTAATTCGCATTAATACAGCAGCCAAGAAAATGGCTGATTTAGAGTTTGTAACTATAGACCATTATTCTTCATCTGATGAAATAGGACAATTGTCAAATAGCTTAAATGAAATGTCAGCCAATCTACAACGTACAATGAAAGATTTGCATAAGGTTAATGAACAACTAACAGTCGAATTAATCAGGAGAAAGGAAATAGAGGAAAAGCGCCGTGAATTGTTTGCAATGATTTCTCATGAATTGAAGTCACCTCTTACAGCTGTTAAAGGACAATTGGAAGGGATGATTCATGGGTTTGGAGTTTATAAGGACAAAAACAAATATTTAAGAAGATCATTTGAAATCTTGGAAGTTATGGAAGGATTAATACAAGAGATTTTACAAATCGCCAAGCTTGAACAACATGAATTTTTGCCAGAGAAAGAGGATATTGATCTGTCTGATCTAATATGTACTGTAATTAATAAGGTTGAATTTTTTGCCGAACAGAAAAACATTGGTATTATTTCAGAAATTAAAGAGAATGTGAGAATAGAAACAGATAAAAATTTAATAGAAAAAGCAGTTTATAATATCATTCACAATGGAGTTATATATTCCAATCCGGGAGAGAAAGTAATTATTAAATTAAAAGAGAATGGAGATACGGGTTTGATCAATCTGAGTGTCTTAAATACTGGCACTCAGATTCCGGAAGAGCAAATGGAAAAAATATTTGATCCATTTTTCCGATTGGACAAATCGGGAAATAAAAACAAGGGAGGCAGTGGACTTGGTTTATACCTTGTCAAAAAGGTATTTGAAGCGTTATCCATTAACTATTCAATTAGAAACCTGGAGCAAGGTGTTTTGTTCAGATGTGAATTTGTAAAATGA